Within Deltaproteobacteria bacterium, the genomic segment CACCGAGCAAACTGCATCTTGGGGGTTTCCTAGAGCTGCCATGAGTTTCTGCGTAACCTCAAGATCAAAAGTCTTTCCCCCATTCCAATGAGTGAGACTTGCAAGATACTTCTCCCCTGCTTCTACGCAATCCATAAACTGCTCATCGATAATTTGCTTCATACAGCTTAGTGAAGGGCTTCGAGAATGAGGTCGTGAATGAAGGGTCTAAATTTCTTAATGTTTTCGTTATCCACATTGGGGTGGATGCGGTTACTGAGAAGAATAATATCGAGCTCTAATTTCGGATCCATCCACAAAGAGCAACCTGTAAAGCCTAAATGCCCAACGCCTTCACGGGAGAAATATTTTCCAGCACTGCTCTCCTCCCCACTCGGCATATCCCACCCCAGAGCGCGGCTGCTATTTTGCACGCTCTCGTCCCTTTGCCAAAATTTTCTCACGGTTTCCTTTTTGATGAAGCTTCCCCAGCCGTTCCAACAGTTCATCATTTCACTTGAAAACTTGTGAATATCGCGCGCGGTAGAAAAAACGCCGGCATGTCCAGCTACTCCGCCCATAGCCCAGGCGTTTTCATCGTGAACCTCGCCACAAATAAGGCGCTTTCGCCACGGACAATTCACAGTAGCAGCAATCATGTCTGTTACAGGTTCTAGCCCGCGACTGCGAAGTTTAGAAAGTTCGATGTAGCCGGTGCTCTTCATACCCAAGCGCTTAAATATTTTCTCCTGAGCGAGTTTATCTAAGGCAACTCCGCCGCATATAGTTTCGACCACAAAGGCAAGCAACATAAAACCCACATCGCTATATTCTACCCTTAGCCCAG encodes:
- a CDS encoding beta-lactamase family protein translates to MSLVDWTRVEEAFSSAALEPQHGAYTPKQLQEKEHVFPGAVLLVGRRGKVLYERAVGCRTILPEVTPMQVDTVFDVSSLTKVIVTTTLVMQLVDKGQLQIDQALARIFQTFSTGNKAKMTVRHLLAHTSGYPAYIPFYKKIAELNEGKRSGIMCTRSAVEYVYNEIFRTNLDSPPGLRVEYSDVGFMLLAFVVETICGGVALDKLAQEKIFKRLGMKSTGYIELSKLRSRGLEPVTDMIAATVNCPWRKRLICGEVHDENAWAMGGVAGHAGVFSTARDIHKFSSEMMNCWNGWGSFIKKETVRKFWQRDESVQNSSRALGWDMPSGEESSAGKYFSREGVGHLGFTGCSLWMDPKLELDIILLSNRIHPNVDNENIKKFRPFIHDLILEALH